Proteins from one Phocoena phocoena chromosome 7, mPhoPho1.1, whole genome shotgun sequence genomic window:
- the MTERF4 gene encoding transcription termination factor 4, mitochondrial, giving the protein MAALGRQVLDWHRLIPLTWSLIARQTTRPGEQKRTTAFLLRKLTMVSSGGGLGESPSVEPQKYAQEPEHRTGLTQCLLEKQRTAVEREKVVSSLLDMGFSDVHVNELLSIQPGTHPQQLLDIISELILLGLNPEPVCVALKKSPQLLKLPVMHMKKRSSYLRKLGLGEGKLKRVLYCCPEIFTMRQRDIESIVGVLKEKCLFTVKQVTEILHRCPCVLREDPGELEYKFQYAYFRMGIKHVDVVKTDFLQYSMTKTKERHVFLERLGRYQTPDKKGQTLVPNPLLKDILRVSEAEFLAKTACSSAEEFGVFKELLAREEEESEGRMADAGSPEEAGP; this is encoded by the exons atggctgcgttgggtcggcAG GTCTTGGATTGGCACCGCCTGATCCCCCTCACCTGGTCCCTTATTGCGAGGCAGACTACTCGGCCTGGAGAACAGAAGAGGACGACTGCTTTTTTGCTGCGTAAACTGACAATGGTCTCCAGCGGGGGGGGCCTCGGGGAGTCACCCTCTGTTGAACCCCAGAAGTACGCGCAAGAACCAGAGCACAGGACGGGGCTGACTCAGTGCCTCCTCGAGAAGCAGAGGACGGCTGTGGAGCGAGAGAAGGTCGTCAGTTCCCTCCTGGACATGGGTTTCAGTGATGTCCATGTTAACGAACTGCTCAGTATACAGCCAGGCACCCACCCTCAGCAGTTGCTGGATATCATTTCAGAATTAATACTCCTGGGTCTGAATCCAGAGCCTGTGTGTGTGGCCTTAAAGAAAAGTCCTCAGTTACTGAAACTGCCTGTCATGCACATGAAGAAGCGCTCCAGTTACCTGCGAAAGCTGGGGCTTGGAGAAG GGAAATTAAAGCGGGTGCTTTACTGTTGCCCTGAAATTTTCACCATGCGTCAGCGGGACATTGAGAGCATCGTCGGGGTTCTCAAGGAGAAGTGCCTTTTCACGGTAAAGCAAGTCACCGAGATTTTGCACAGATGCCCCTGTGTTCTTCGGGAGGACCCTGGTGAACTGGAATACAAATTCCAG TATGCCTATTTCAGGATGGGGATTAAACATGTGGACGTGGTGAAGACCGACTTCCTGCAGTACTCCATGACCAAGACCAAGGAGAGGCACGTGTTCCTGGAGCGCCTGGGCCGGTACCAGACCCCCGACAAGAAGGGGCAGACGCTGGTCCCCAACCCTTTACTCAAGGACATCCTCAGGGTTTCAGAAGCTGAGTTTCTGGCCAAGACAGCCTGTTCTTCTGCtgaggagtttggggtttttaagGAACTCTTGGCCCGGGAGGAGGAGGAGTCTGAGGGCCGAATGGCTGATGCCGGAAGCCCGGAGGAGGCGGGGCCGTGA